The DNA window CCGGCTGTGCGTGTACGACGTCCGGAGGATCGGCGGACCACTCGGCCGCCAGACGCTCGCCCACCTCTGTCACGTACGCCGTGGTGCAGCCGGGGTCCGCGGTTGTGGGAACGTGTTGTCCCCACAGACCGTCGGCGACGTCGACCGTTCGCTCCAGGGGAGGAACACTGCTCGGCGCATAGACCGTCACACGGTGCGTCCGAGCGCTCATCGCACGTGCGAGCCCAGCGACGTGGATGCTGCTTCCGTCCGTGTGCTCTCCTGACAGCGCAGCCAGTGGACCAGTGCCGTCACAGACCATAGCGATCTTCATCGCACACTTCCCCGCTCCCTGAGACTCGAGATGACACGCACCCGCCGGGGGCGGCTGTTCGGCCGCCGCCCCGCTGGAACTCCTTCGGCTACCATCCGGCCTCCGGCGTCGCAACGCTTCCCGCGGACAACGGGCCGGCCGAACGGGCCACAACCCAAAGAAGCATCCCCTCCGAAGGGATCTCCCGTTTCCGCGGAGGACCTGCCGCGACAGCAGCGTGGCCCCCACCGTTCGCACATGGGAGTACGCCCTGCCGGACCTTCTCCCAGCGCCCCGTGAGCACGCCATACCAGCTGTCACTTCTCTATCGCTTTTTGTCACTGTCCCACGCGTCACGTGGCCACCCAAGGCGGCACTCGGAGAAGGGAGCGGACACGCGCGATGCCGACGCCCCATCAGAGGACACAGCGCGACGCCTGCCGAGCAGGACAGCGCGGAGACAGTGAAGAAGCGCAGCGGTGGGACCGCTCCCGCCGGGCTCCCGGGCGGCGCGTGTGACGCCGCCCCCGACCGGAACGGTGCGTGGTTGTCCAACGGTGACGGGAGCACTGCGCACCGTTCGGTTCGGCACACGGCCGGACAGCCGCGCGACAGGCCACACACGGCACGCTGCGGACCCCCGGGAACGGACTCCGAGCCGCGGGGGACGCGGGAGCTACCCCGCGGGGTCCTCAGTGGGGGTCCGGTACCAGCACCCGAACGGCGCGCGGCACGACCCTGCACGTGATGGGGAGCTCCCCGAGCCGCTCACCATCGGCGTAGCCCGTGGGCGGCCTGCGGGTTCCCTCCTCCCGGCTGGTAATGGTGATCTCCCGCCCCCGCAGTGTCGTGACCTCGTCCAACCTGGTGTGCGTGCCGTTGAGGACGCTGGGAAAGAAACGCAGGAAAGCAGCGCGTGGTACCTCGTGCACCAGCACCACGTCGAGCAGGCCGTCGTCGTGCACGGCGTCGGGGCAGACCCGCATCCCGCCGCCGTAACTCGCGGTGTTGCCCACAGCCACGAGCATCCCGTTGAAGTCCAGTTCCCTACCGTCCACACTGACAGTGAACGGTACCGGCTGGAACGCTCCCAGCTCGGCGACGAGACCAGCGAGATAGTTGACCCGGCCGAACGAGTACGGGAACCCGTTCACCCGTTCGTTCACCTGCGAGTCGAAACCGCAGGCAAGCACACTCAGGAAGTGTCGCCCCGCGGCGTGGACGGTGTCGCTGGCAACCGTCTCGTCACGCAGGATCATGTCGACCGCCGCGGTGAGCGAACGGGGGATGCCAAGTTCCCTGGCGATGTCGTTTCCCGTACCCGTGGGGACCACTCCCAACGGTACGTCCGTGTCGGCCACCGCTTGCAGGGCCATATGCGCCT is part of the Haloactinospora alba genome and encodes:
- a CDS encoding diacylglycerol/lipid kinase family protein codes for the protein MPPSVALLVNPASPRAARTGARLVQRLRSRGAGVTVVAGRSAEESAERARKAVLAGPDALVAVGGDGQAHMALQAVADTDVPLGVVPTGTGNDIARELGIPRSLTAAVDMILRDETVASDTVHAAGRHFLSVLACGFDSQVNERVNGFPYSFGRVNYLAGLVAELGAFQPVPFTVSVDGRELDFNGMLVAVGNTASYGGGMRVCPDAVHDDGLLDVVLVHEVPRAAFLRFFPSVLNGTHTRLDEVTTLRGREITITSREEGTRRPPTGYADGERLGELPITCRVVPRAVRVLVPDPH